The Heyndrickxia vini genome contains a region encoding:
- a CDS encoding M42 family metallopeptidase: MERETLELFRTLTELPGAPGNEHAVRNFMRSELEKYADEVVQDRLGGIFGVKRGKTDGPTIMVAGHMDEVGFMVTSVTENGMIRFQTLGGWWSQVLLAQRVEIITDNGPVIGVIGSIPPHLLSDNQRNKPMDIKNMLIDIGADNREDVKRIGVKPGQQIVPVCPFTPMANDKKILAKAWDNRYGCGLSIELLKELQGENIPSILYSGANVQEEVGLRGAQAAANMIKPDLFFALDASPANDMSGDKNEFGQLGKGALLRIMDRSMITHKGMRELILDTAESNNIPYQYFVSQGGTDAGRVHTSNEGIPSAVVGICSRYIHTHASIIHVDDYAAAKALLVKLIKTCDQSTVDTILSK; this comes from the coding sequence ATGGAACGCGAGACGCTAGAATTATTTAGAACATTGACCGAATTACCTGGTGCACCGGGAAACGAGCATGCAGTTAGAAATTTTATGAGATCCGAATTAGAAAAATACGCGGATGAAGTAGTCCAAGATCGTCTCGGGGGCATTTTTGGTGTTAAACGTGGAAAAACTGATGGCCCGACTATTATGGTAGCGGGACATATGGATGAAGTAGGATTTATGGTAACATCGGTAACAGAAAATGGAATGATTCGCTTCCAAACGTTAGGTGGTTGGTGGAGTCAAGTTCTTTTGGCACAAAGAGTTGAAATCATCACGGATAATGGCCCTGTTATTGGTGTAATCGGATCTATTCCACCGCATTTATTAAGTGATAATCAGCGCAATAAACCAATGGATATAAAAAATATGTTAATTGATATTGGTGCTGATAATCGTGAAGATGTAAAGAGAATTGGCGTGAAACCTGGCCAGCAAATTGTTCCTGTTTGTCCATTTACACCGATGGCTAATGATAAGAAGATTTTGGCTAAAGCGTGGGATAATCGTTATGGCTGCGGACTTTCAATCGAGTTATTAAAAGAACTTCAAGGGGAAAACATACCAAGTATTCTCTATTCAGGTGCCAATGTACAAGAAGAGGTTGGTTTACGCGGAGCACAAGCAGCTGCAAATATGATTAAACCTGATTTATTCTTTGCTTTGGATGCAAGCCCAGCGAATGATATGTCAGGTGATAAGAATGAGTTTGGCCAACTTGGAAAAGGGGCATTGCTACGCATTATGGATCGATCAATGATCACACATAAAGGTATGCGTGAATTGATATTAGATACTGCCGAAAGCAATAATATTCCTTATCAATATTTTGTTTCACAAGGTGGAACTGATGCAGGAAGAGTACATACGTCCAATGAAGGAATCCCTAGTGCAGTTGTTGGTATCTGTTCAAGATATATTCATACTCATGCTTCCATCATTCATGTTGATGATTATGCAGCAGCTAAGGCATTATTAGTAAAATTAATTAAAACATGTGACCAATCGACAGTCGATACAATTCTTTCAAAATAG
- a CDS encoding PepSY domain-containing protein: MNWKSFVTGIAVGAVSGYLVNEAVKSKTFISSETVLTKVKKAFKEETTVEGSWIQIMKEEYEKFPIKTKIYRGGITCRIGEERKQYEFIADAYTGSILDVYPL; this comes from the coding sequence ATGAACTGGAAATCATTTGTTACGGGAATTGCTGTTGGTGCAGTAAGTGGATATTTAGTTAATGAGGCTGTTAAAAGTAAAACCTTTATTTCAAGTGAAACGGTTTTAACGAAGGTGAAAAAGGCTTTTAAAGAAGAGACGACCGTTGAAGGTTCATGGATTCAAATTATGAAAGAAGAGTATGAAAAATTTCCTATTAAAACGAAAATTTATCGCGGTGGTATTACATGTCGAATTGGGGAAGAAAGAAAACAATATGAATTCATCGCTGATGCCTATACTGGCTCGATTTTAGATGTTTACCCCTTATAA
- a CDS encoding NERD domain-containing protein: protein MGQLIKLQDYISRYEMDPFRYPAQYVRLKKQQWKKLKLDWENQTPISIETKEAEEDTKPRSLNVIKKLFQKSYSEKGDWVHENQLPSESMFQFAPELLYYPDSIDELKHLFLDQLFSFQMKWASSTIIEKSYIDKSYYRNEKLKYLLQRFPDTFLFLYEPIFLLKKAPIEMEVLLITPTEIWCIVFLEEENEAVFLGSKERFWSKRANGNESKILNPVISLNRMAKIIMQLLNYHQIDIPMKKAIISRNGYIDYPNAPVDVVLLEKRKYPEWFKQQRNHLSPLKHIQLKAAKVLLDYCQTTSAKRSEWNSSEGLEENPFEIEND from the coding sequence ATGGGACAGCTAATAAAACTTCAGGATTATATATCCCGTTATGAAATGGATCCTTTTCGGTATCCTGCACAGTATGTAAGATTAAAAAAACAACAATGGAAGAAATTAAAGCTCGATTGGGAGAATCAAACACCTATTTCTATCGAAACAAAAGAAGCGGAAGAAGACACTAAACCAAGATCTTTGAACGTAATCAAAAAATTATTTCAAAAATCATATAGTGAAAAAGGTGATTGGGTTCACGAGAATCAGTTACCTTCTGAATCAATGTTTCAATTTGCACCGGAATTACTATATTACCCAGATTCGATAGATGAGTTAAAGCATTTATTTCTCGATCAGTTATTTTCGTTTCAAATGAAATGGGCGAGCTCAACAATTATTGAAAAGTCTTATATAGATAAAAGCTATTACAGAAATGAAAAGTTAAAATATTTATTACAACGGTTTCCTGATACTTTTTTATTTCTATACGAGCCTATCTTTTTATTGAAAAAGGCGCCAATAGAAATGGAGGTCCTATTAATAACGCCCACGGAGATTTGGTGTATTGTATTTTTAGAAGAAGAGAATGAGGCGGTATTTTTAGGTTCTAAGGAACGGTTTTGGAGTAAAAGAGCAAATGGGAATGAAAGCAAGATTTTAAATCCGGTGATATCATTGAATCGGATGGCGAAGATTATTATGCAACTATTAAACTACCATCAAATAGACATCCCAATGAAAAAAGCAATAATTAGCCGCAACGGATATATTGATTACCCTAATGCACCTGTTGACGTTGTATTATTAGAAAAGAGAAAGTATCCGGAATGGTTCAAACAACAAAGGAATCATCTTTCTCCTTTAAAACATATTCAATTAAAGGCGGCAAAGGTTCTGTTAGATTATTGTCAAACGACAAGTGCTAAAAGGTCAGAATGGAATAGTAGTGAGGGATTAGAAGAAAATCCTTTTGAAATCGAAAATGATTAA
- a CDS encoding LTA synthase family protein has product MKKLNGFTLYILAVLLLWIKTLIIYFFEFDLRTDTVLDTLILLINPIGSIALFLSIGLFFSKKMRKTVFIVIYILLSGVLYGNILYYRFYIDFITVPVLFQFQNVGGLSQSTLELINWTDPFLFVDVAILIWLLAKKTEKGLPLVRRKLYIVGTSLALIAVVIVSGVIENPRILKKSYDREALVKTLGSYNYHIYDIIFNSKMFVQRALADSADIKEVKNYLQSRKIGKNNQSRLSGSGKGKNVIVISLESTQQLVINRKINGEEITPFLNSLIKESLYFPNVYHQTAQGKTSDAEFMIDNGLYPLSGGSVFVRRPRNEFYALPEILKENDYYSAVFHSNDETFWNRENMYHSLGYNKFFSKTSYQVNEENSVNYGLKDIPFFKQSIPLLEKVPQPFYAKFLTLTNHFPFLLNEEDQYLNDQEENPDLVHRYFRTVRYEDEAIKTFINGLKKSGIYDQSVIVLYGDHYGISKSYHKQLEPVLGKEITPNEQVELQKVPLIIHIPGQKAQEFDSIGGQTDIRQTILDILGVKPQKNVVDFGQSLISNKEKDFVIFRDGTFVTNKYTYTENTCFNKISGKKVKMNKCTPYFDRVQNELNLSDNVIFGDLLRFKDEDRKHNK; this is encoded by the coding sequence ATGAAAAAATTAAATGGTTTTACTTTATACATATTAGCAGTATTACTATTATGGATTAAAACGCTAATTATTTACTTTTTTGAATTTGATTTAAGAACGGACACCGTTTTAGATACATTGATATTATTGATAAATCCTATTGGTTCAATTGCACTATTTCTTAGCATTGGTCTGTTTTTTTCAAAGAAAATGAGGAAAACCGTATTTATTGTAATATACATACTTTTATCCGGAGTTTTATATGGAAATATTTTGTATTATCGTTTTTACATAGATTTTATCACTGTTCCTGTGCTATTCCAGTTTCAAAATGTAGGAGGTTTGAGCCAAAGTACATTAGAACTGATCAATTGGACAGATCCTTTTCTATTTGTGGATGTTGCCATCTTAATTTGGCTATTAGCGAAAAAAACGGAAAAGGGTTTACCTTTAGTACGAAGAAAACTATACATTGTCGGTACAAGTTTGGCTCTAATTGCCGTTGTCATTGTTAGCGGGGTAATTGAAAACCCTCGTATTTTAAAAAAATCATATGATCGGGAAGCATTAGTGAAAACGCTTGGAAGCTATAATTATCATATTTACGATATCATCTTTAATTCAAAAATGTTTGTTCAGCGCGCACTTGCAGATAGTGCTGATATAAAGGAAGTAAAAAACTATCTTCAGAGTCGGAAAATTGGCAAAAATAATCAATCTCGATTAAGCGGTAGTGGCAAAGGGAAAAATGTTATCGTCATTTCATTAGAATCCACGCAGCAATTGGTTATTAATCGGAAAATAAATGGGGAAGAAATTACACCGTTTTTGAATTCATTAATTAAAGAAAGTTTATATTTTCCGAATGTATACCATCAAACTGCACAAGGAAAAACGTCGGATGCTGAGTTTATGATTGATAACGGTTTATATCCTTTATCGGGGGGATCTGTGTTTGTAAGACGACCGCGAAATGAGTTTTATGCTTTGCCGGAGATATTGAAAGAGAACGATTATTATAGTGCCGTTTTTCATAGTAACGATGAAACGTTTTGGAATCGAGAAAATATGTATCACTCATTAGGATATAATAAATTCTTTTCTAAAACTTCTTATCAAGTAAACGAGGAAAACAGTGTTAACTATGGTCTAAAAGATATCCCGTTTTTTAAACAATCCATTCCATTATTAGAAAAGGTGCCACAGCCTTTTTATGCAAAGTTTTTAACGTTAACAAACCATTTTCCATTTTTGTTAAATGAAGAAGATCAATATCTTAATGACCAGGAAGAAAACCCTGATTTAGTTCATCGCTATTTTCGAACAGTTAGGTATGAAGATGAAGCAATTAAAACTTTTATTAATGGGCTCAAAAAAAGCGGCATTTATGATCAATCTGTTATTGTCTTATACGGGGACCATTATGGGATTTCAAAAAGCTATCATAAACAATTAGAACCTGTTCTTGGAAAAGAAATTACACCAAATGAGCAAGTAGAGCTTCAAAAAGTTCCATTGATTATTCATATCCCTGGACAGAAGGCGCAGGAATTTGATTCGATTGGCGGTCAAACAGATATTAGACAAACGATTTTAGATATATTAGGTGTCAAGCCGCAGAAAAATGTCGTTGATTTTGGACAAAGCTTAATTTCCAATAAAGAAAAGGATTTTGTTATCTTTCGTGATGGAACTTTTGTAACGAATAAATACACATATACTGAGAATACATGTTTTAACAAAATATCTGGAAAAAAAGTAAAAATGAACAAATGTACACCTTATTTTGATCGTGTTCAAAATGAACTAAATCTGTCGGACAATGTCATCTTCGGAGACTTATTGCGTTTTAAAGATGAAGATAGAAAGCATAATAAGTAG
- a CDS encoding YtnP family quorum-quenching lactonase, with amino-acid sequence MEKLTVGDLTIWWLNGGVTYLDGGAMFGVVPKPLWSKKYPVNEMNQIELRTDPMFLQLNGKNILIETGIGNGKLTEKQKRNFGVAEESAIEKSLDELGLTAEDIDIICMTHLHFDHASGLTKWENDQLIPMFPNATIYTSQVEWNEMKNPNIRSKNTYWAENWEPIQHQVKTFEKLIVIEDSLKMIHTGGHSDGHSILQIESNGEKLIHMADLMPTHAHKNPLWVLAYDDYPMTSIFAKEKFISEAINENAWFIFYHDAFFRAIKWDKEGNIIEELKKK; translated from the coding sequence ATGGAGAAATTAACGGTTGGGGATTTAACAATATGGTGGTTGAACGGTGGAGTTACCTATTTAGATGGTGGTGCCATGTTTGGCGTCGTGCCAAAACCGTTGTGGTCAAAAAAATATCCGGTTAATGAAATGAACCAAATTGAATTACGGACGGATCCAATGTTTCTTCAGTTGAATGGGAAAAATATTCTAATTGAAACAGGCATCGGAAACGGAAAGCTTACTGAAAAGCAAAAGAGAAATTTTGGTGTTGCTGAGGAATCGGCTATTGAGAAATCATTAGATGAACTTGGTTTAACTGCCGAAGATATTGATATTATTTGTATGACGCATTTGCATTTTGATCATGCGAGTGGATTAACAAAATGGGAAAATGATCAATTAATTCCCATGTTTCCAAATGCAACGATTTACACTTCACAAGTGGAATGGAATGAAATGAAAAATCCAAATATCCGCTCAAAAAATACATATTGGGCCGAAAACTGGGAGCCTATACAGCATCAGGTCAAAACATTTGAAAAGCTGATAGTTATTGAGGATAGTTTGAAAATGATTCATACAGGTGGTCATAGCGATGGGCATTCAATCCTTCAAATTGAAAGTAACGGTGAGAAGCTGATACATATGGCAGATTTAATGCCTACCCATGCACATAAAAATCCATTGTGGGTTCTAGCATATGATGATTATCCAATGACATCCATTTTTGCAAAAGAAAAATTTATTTCCGAAGCAATTAATGAAAACGCATGGTTTATTTTTTATCATGATGCATTTTTTCGTGCGATAAAATGGGATAAAGAGGGAAATATTATTGAAGAATTGAAAAAAAAATAA
- a CDS encoding DUF1444 domain-containing protein, with translation MDTIKMKRELENRLRSEKRSLIYDRDKEILRVENVETGKGINVSIPNIVSKWHEKKETAIDEVVYYVEEALDVMGVQQSMSGKEKLIFPVIRSTSFPIESTEGIRFFTEDHTAETRIFYALDLGSTYRLIDEVMLEKEQWDKEKIKQMARFNLRSLSTETKQDTVAGNQFYFLNTNDGYDASRILNDKFLKEMSQRVTGDMTISVPHQDVLIIGDIQNETGYDVLAQMTMSFFTNGHVPITALSFIYEEGQFEPIFIMGKNRKQ, from the coding sequence ATGGACACAATTAAAATGAAACGGGAACTGGAAAATAGACTTCGATCAGAAAAAAGAAGCTTAATATATGACCGTGATAAAGAAATACTTAGAGTTGAAAATGTAGAAACCGGTAAAGGAATAAATGTCTCAATACCTAATATCGTTTCTAAATGGCATGAAAAGAAAGAAACAGCAATCGATGAAGTGGTTTACTATGTTGAAGAGGCACTGGATGTAATGGGTGTACAACAATCAATGAGCGGCAAGGAAAAACTAATTTTCCCTGTGATCCGATCCACTTCATTCCCAATCGAATCTACAGAAGGGATTCGGTTTTTTACAGAGGATCATACGGCTGAAACGCGCATTTTCTATGCACTTGATTTAGGGAGTACCTATCGATTAATTGATGAGGTTATGCTGGAAAAAGAACAGTGGGATAAAGAAAAAATTAAACAAATGGCACGATTCAATCTTCGTTCCCTTTCTACAGAAACAAAACAGGATACTGTAGCGGGAAATCAATTTTATTTTTTAAATACGAATGACGGGTATGATGCAAGTAGAATATTGAATGATAAATTTTTGAAAGAGATGTCCCAAAGAGTAACGGGTGATATGACCATTTCGGTACCGCATCAAGATGTACTTATTATTGGAGATATTCAAAATGAAACAGGCTATGATGTACTTGCACAAATGACGATGAGCTTTTTTACTAATGGACACGTTCCGATAACAGCTTTGTCATTCATCTATGAGGAAGGTCAGTTTGAACCTATTTTTATTATGGGGAAAAATAGAAAAC
- a CDS encoding YtzH-like family protein: MPLSHLDQITLLKDILNNHQVDCCGSVSECEQLERLVKSLMTDPHINDSVKSVLQEVYDYSQNGQYTQHLNSHIESNQENLSQWVDQMNINF, from the coding sequence ATGCCTCTATCCCATCTAGACCAAATTACTTTATTAAAAGATATATTAAACAATCATCAAGTTGATTGCTGTGGTTCTGTATCAGAATGTGAACAATTGGAGCGCCTTGTCAAATCTCTAATGACAGATCCTCATATCAATGATTCCGTGAAATCAGTTCTTCAAGAGGTTTACGATTATAGTCAAAATGGACAATATACACAACACTTAAATTCACATATTGAATCCAATCAAGAAAATTTATCCCAATGGGTAGATCAAATGAATATTAACTTTTAA
- the thpR gene encoding RNA 2',3'-cyclic phosphodiesterase yields MSNKHYFFAVPLPPNIKESLFQLCENVKIEFPFKRWVHEEDYHITLAFLGDADNTQLIKAIKLIKESLVSSSSFNIKINHLGIFGREKAPRIFWAGLLESSELARLREIVYESCINVEFKLDRKPFNPHITLARKWDDTKQLFSLEKLKEIKVSSLSFQVNQVVLYETNIETTPKYHKKAVIQLGD; encoded by the coding sequence TTGTCGAATAAACATTATTTTTTTGCTGTTCCATTACCTCCTAATATTAAGGAATCACTCTTTCAACTATGTGAAAATGTAAAAATAGAATTTCCATTTAAGCGTTGGGTACATGAAGAGGATTATCACATTACTTTAGCTTTTTTAGGAGATGCGGATAATACTCAATTAATAAAAGCAATAAAATTAATTAAAGAAAGTTTAGTTAGTTCTTCTTCGTTTAATATAAAAATTAACCATCTGGGGATTTTCGGAAGAGAGAAAGCACCTCGAATCTTTTGGGCAGGCTTACTTGAATCTTCTGAGTTAGCTAGGCTTAGGGAAATCGTTTATGAAAGCTGTATAAATGTAGAATTCAAATTAGATAGGAAACCATTTAACCCACATATCACATTAGCAAGGAAATGGGATGATACGAAACAGCTTTTTTCTTTAGAGAAACTTAAAGAGATAAAAGTATCCTCATTGAGCTTTCAAGTAAATCAAGTAGTGTTATATGAAACAAATATTGAGACCACTCCAAAGTATCATAAAAAGGCTGTTATTCAATTGGGTGACTAA
- a CDS encoding DUF84 family protein, with product MKIAVGSTNPAKINAVEAGFKLTEIDVSVIPLKVPSDVSEQPFSDEETIKGAIHRAENCLKAIDAQIGIGLEGGVTETPFGLSICNWGALIERGQPPIIGGGARFILPEEIAVRLRNGEELGPVMEDFSQRENVRKKEGAIGIFTNGKITRDEMFLHVMKILIGQYEYRKM from the coding sequence ATGAAAATTGCAGTAGGATCTACTAATCCTGCGAAGATAAATGCAGTGGAAGCAGGATTTAAGCTAACAGAAATAGATGTATCGGTTATCCCACTTAAAGTACCATCAGATGTTAGTGAACAGCCTTTCTCAGATGAAGAAACGATTAAGGGGGCTATTCATAGAGCAGAGAATTGTTTGAAAGCAATAGATGCACAAATTGGCATTGGACTTGAAGGTGGAGTGACTGAAACACCATTTGGCTTATCTATTTGTAATTGGGGAGCACTTATAGAAAGAGGTCAGCCACCGATTATTGGCGGAGGGGCACGGTTTATTTTGCCTGAAGAGATTGCGGTAAGGTTACGGAATGGGGAAGAGTTAGGGCCAGTCATGGAGGACTTTTCGCAAAGAGAAAACGTTCGAAAAAAAGAAGGAGCCATTGGCATTTTTACAAATGGAAAGATAACACGTGACGAAATGTTCTTGCATGTAATGAAAATATTAATTGGTCAATATGAATACAGAAAGATGTAA
- the trmB gene encoding tRNA (guanosine(46)-N7)-methyltransferase TrmB, translating into MRLRHKPWAADKLMQYPQYVVQNPEQSKGQWNKVFENDHPLHIEVGTGKGQFIVGMAKANPNINYIGIELQDSVIVSALDRIIEAELPNVKLLNVDGEKLREFFEKGDVNRVYLNFSDPWPKNRHEKRRLTYKTFLKLYEDVLVDDGEIHFKTDNQGLFEYSLTSFSEYGLLLKYVSLDLHNSDFPDNIMTEYEEKFSARGQRIYRCEVKYPTNNQEAK; encoded by the coding sequence ATGCGTTTAAGACACAAACCGTGGGCGGCTGATAAATTAATGCAATACCCGCAATATGTAGTACAAAATCCCGAACAGAGTAAAGGTCAATGGAATAAAGTTTTTGAAAATGACCATCCCCTTCATATTGAAGTTGGAACTGGTAAAGGACAATTTATTGTTGGAATGGCAAAAGCAAATCCAAATATTAATTATATAGGAATTGAGCTTCAAGATAGTGTAATAGTATCTGCATTGGATCGAATTATTGAAGCAGAACTGCCAAATGTAAAGTTATTAAATGTGGATGGAGAAAAGTTACGGGAGTTCTTTGAAAAAGGTGATGTTAATCGAGTTTATTTAAATTTTTCAGATCCTTGGCCGAAGAATCGACATGAAAAGAGACGATTAACGTACAAAACGTTTTTAAAATTATATGAAGATGTTTTAGTGGATGATGGGGAAATCCATTTTAAAACAGATAACCAAGGTCTTTTTGAATATTCATTAACAAGTTTTTCTGAATATGGGTTACTGCTTAAATATGTAAGTTTAGATTTACACAATAGTGATTTTCCGGATAATATCATGACGGAGTATGAAGAGAAGTTTTCAGCAAGAGGTCAAAGGATTTATCGGTGTGAGGTAAAATATCCTACAAATAATCAAGAAGCTAAATGA
- a CDS encoding thioredoxin family protein: protein MNKLTSIEEFQQLKSNGKHIFMFSADWCPDCRVIEPVLPEIEAEFKDFTFIYVDRDQFIDLCAEMSIFGIPSFVAFSEGKELGRFVSKDRKTKEEIENFIKGL from the coding sequence ATGAATAAACTAACTTCGATTGAAGAATTTCAACAATTAAAAAGTAATGGAAAACACATTTTTATGTTTTCGGCAGATTGGTGTCCTGATTGTCGGGTGATTGAACCAGTCTTACCAGAAATAGAGGCCGAGTTTAAGGACTTTACCTTTATTTATGTAGACCGAGACCAATTTATTGATTTATGTGCTGAAATGAGTATTTTTGGCATACCAAGCTTTGTTGCTTTCTCAGAAGGGAAGGAACTTGGGCGATTTGTAAGCAAGGATCGTAAAACAAAAGAAGAAATTGAAAACTTTATAAAAGGACTATAA
- a CDS encoding phosphotransferase family protein, translating into MEHILGQGWEVIPAGGATGEAFFAKHQDQKLFLKRNSSPFLAVLSAEGIVPKLVWTKRTENGDVITAQQWLNGRELKPEEMSQDRVAKLLKKIHDSAPLLSMLLRLGKTPFEPEMMLAQIETELDKELLNLPIIDSSLSFLQQEVVNIKTNNYVVCHSDINHNNWLLTDDNQLYLIDWDGQMIADPALDIGMLLYLYIDSKEWNEWFLQYGIHVDEQLLLRMKWYFVAQSLLFVQWHKSKDRLMEMDQWINRLQAIFKS; encoded by the coding sequence TTGGAACACATACTTGGTCAAGGTTGGGAAGTAATCCCGGCCGGAGGGGCAACTGGAGAAGCATTCTTTGCCAAACATCAAGATCAAAAATTATTTTTAAAAAGAAACTCCTCTCCTTTTTTAGCTGTTTTATCTGCAGAGGGTATCGTACCGAAGCTTGTTTGGACCAAACGAACTGAAAATGGCGATGTTATAACCGCACAACAATGGTTAAACGGGAGAGAACTAAAGCCAGAAGAAATGAGCCAAGATCGTGTTGCCAAACTTTTGAAAAAAATTCACGATTCTGCCCCTCTTCTTTCAATGCTATTAAGATTGGGGAAAACACCATTTGAACCAGAGATGATGCTCGCTCAAATTGAAACAGAATTGGATAAGGAACTTTTAAACTTACCAATTATTGATTCATCCCTAAGCTTTCTCCAACAAGAAGTCGTAAATATTAAAACGAATAATTATGTTGTTTGTCATAGTGATATAAATCATAACAACTGGCTGCTAACAGACGACAACCAGCTGTATTTGATTGATTGGGATGGACAAATGATTGCTGATCCCGCACTAGATATTGGAATGCTTCTTTATTTATATATTGATTCTAAAGAATGGAATGAATGGTTCTTACAATATGGAATACATGTAGATGAACAGCTTCTATTAAGAATGAAATGGTACTTTGTTGCTCAATCACTCTTATTTGTACAATGGCACAAGTCCAAGGATCGATTAATGGAAATGGACCAGTGGATCAATAGGCTTCAAGCAATTTTTAAAAGTTAA